The Pseudomonas allokribbensis genome has a window encoding:
- the hisG gene encoding ATP phosphoribosyltransferase produces MLTIALSKGRILDDTLPLLAEAGIVPTENPDKSRKLIIPTTQEDVRLLIVRATDVPTYVEHGAADLGVAGKDVLMEYTGQGLYEPLDLQIAQCKLMTAGKIGAVEPKGRLRVATKFVNVAKRYYAEQGRQVDIIKLYGSMELAPLIGLADKIIDVVDTGNTLRANGLEPQELIATISSRLVVNKASMKMQHARIQALIDTLRKAVESRHRG; encoded by the coding sequence ATGTTGACCATCGCACTGTCCAAGGGCCGCATCCTTGACGACACCCTGCCGCTTCTCGCCGAAGCGGGCATCGTGCCGACCGAGAATCCGGACAAGAGCCGCAAGCTGATCATTCCCACGACTCAGGAAGACGTACGCCTGTTGATCGTGCGTGCCACCGACGTGCCGACCTATGTCGAGCATGGCGCGGCCGACCTCGGCGTTGCCGGTAAAGACGTGCTGATGGAATACACCGGGCAAGGCCTGTACGAGCCGCTGGACCTGCAGATCGCCCAGTGCAAGCTGATGACCGCCGGCAAGATCGGTGCTGTCGAGCCCAAGGGCCGTCTGCGCGTTGCGACCAAGTTCGTCAACGTTGCCAAGCGTTACTACGCCGAACAGGGCCGTCAGGTCGACATCATCAAGCTGTACGGCTCGATGGAACTGGCACCGCTGATCGGTCTGGCCGACAAGATCATCGACGTGGTCGACACCGGCAACACTCTGCGTGCCAATGGTCTGGAACCCCAGGAACTGATCGCCACGATCAGCTCGCGTCTGGTGGTCAATAAAGCTTCGATGAAAATGCAACACGCCCGAATCCAGGCGTTGATCGACACCCTGCGCAAGGCAGTGGAGTCTCGACACCGCGGCTGA
- a CDS encoding KpsF/GutQ family sugar-phosphate isomerase has product MSQTSDLIQSAQRTIRLEVEAVQGLLPHIDADFVRACEMILASKGRVVVVGMGKSGHIGNKIAATLASTGTPAFFVHPAEASHGDMGMITRDDVILALSNSGSTNEIVTLLPLIKRLGIQLISVTGNPQSPLAKAAEVNLNVHVEHEACPLNLAPTSSTTAALVMGDALAVALLEARGFTAEDFAFSHPGGALGRRLLLKVENVMHAGQELPQVQRGTLLKDALMEMTRKGLGMTVILEADGKLAGIFTDGDLRRTLDRSIDIRSATIDQVMTVHGKTARAEMLAAEALKIMEDHRINALVVVDEDDRPIGAFNLSDLLRAGVM; this is encoded by the coding sequence ATGAGCCAAACCAGCGACCTGATTCAATCGGCACAACGCACCATCCGCCTCGAAGTGGAAGCCGTACAAGGCTTGTTGCCCCATATCGACGCCGATTTCGTACGCGCTTGCGAGATGATTCTGGCCAGCAAGGGCCGTGTCGTCGTGGTCGGCATGGGCAAGTCCGGGCACATCGGCAACAAGATTGCCGCGACCCTGGCCAGCACCGGCACCCCGGCATTTTTCGTGCACCCGGCCGAAGCCAGCCATGGCGACATGGGCATGATCACCCGTGACGACGTGATCCTGGCCCTGTCGAACTCCGGCTCCACCAACGAAATCGTCACCCTGCTGCCGCTGATCAAGCGCCTGGGCATCCAGCTGATCAGCGTGACCGGCAACCCGCAATCGCCTCTGGCAAAAGCGGCCGAGGTCAATCTCAACGTTCACGTCGAGCACGAAGCCTGCCCGCTGAACCTGGCACCGACCTCCTCGACCACCGCCGCACTGGTCATGGGCGATGCCCTGGCCGTGGCGCTGCTGGAAGCCCGCGGCTTCACCGCCGAAGATTTCGCCTTTTCCCACCCGGGTGGCGCACTGGGCCGACGCCTGCTGCTGAAAGTGGAAAACGTCATGCACGCCGGCCAGGAGCTGCCGCAGGTACAACGCGGCACGCTGCTCAAGGACGCACTGATGGAAATGACCCGCAAGGGTCTGGGCATGACCGTGATTCTTGAAGCCGACGGCAAGCTTGCAGGGATCTTCACCGACGGCGACTTGCGCCGTACGCTGGATCGAAGCATTGATATACGCAGCGCCACCATCGACCAGGTGATGACCGTGCACGGCAAGACCGCCCGCGCCGAAATGCTCGCCGCCGAGGCCCTGAAAATCATGGAAGACCATCGAATCAACGCGCTTGTCGTCGTGGATGAGGACGATCGCCCGATCGGCGCCTTCAACCTCTCCGACCTGCTGCGCGCAGGAGTGATGTAA
- a CDS encoding BolA family protein, giving the protein MQAVEVKSFLEANLPGTRVEVEGEGCNFQLNVISDELAALSPVKRQQSIYAHLNPWIADGSIHAVTMKFFSSAAWAERT; this is encoded by the coding sequence ATGCAGGCCGTAGAAGTGAAGAGCTTCCTTGAAGCAAATCTGCCCGGAACCCGGGTGGAAGTTGAAGGCGAAGGCTGCAACTTTCAGCTGAACGTGATTAGCGATGAACTGGCGGCGTTGAGCCCGGTCAAGCGTCAGCAAAGCATCTATGCCCATTTGAACCCATGGATCGCCGATGGCAGCATCCACGCGGTCACTATGAAATTTTTCAGCAGCGCGGCCTGGGCCGAGCGCACCTGA
- the lptB gene encoding LPS export ABC transporter ATP-binding protein, protein MATLKAQHLAKAYKSRQVVRDVSLSIDSGQIVGLLGPNGAGKTTCFYMIVGLVQADQGRVLIDDLDVSHQPMHGRAKAGIGYLPQEASIFRKLSVADNIMAILETRQELDKAGRRKELESLLQEFHISHIRDNLGMSLSGGERRRVEIARALATAPKFILLDEPFAGVDPISVGDIKQIIHHLKAKGIGVLITDHNVRETLDICETAYIVNDGQLIAEGDSATILANDLVKEVYLGHEFRL, encoded by the coding sequence ATGGCAACTCTGAAAGCCCAGCACCTGGCCAAGGCCTATAAAAGCCGCCAGGTCGTGCGCGATGTCAGCCTGTCGATCGACAGCGGTCAGATCGTCGGCCTGCTCGGCCCCAACGGCGCCGGCAAGACCACCTGCTTCTACATGATCGTCGGCCTGGTGCAGGCTGATCAGGGTCGCGTGCTGATCGACGACCTGGACGTCAGCCACCAGCCGATGCACGGTCGCGCCAAGGCCGGTATCGGCTATCTGCCACAGGAAGCGTCGATCTTTCGCAAACTGTCGGTGGCCGACAACATCATGGCCATCCTCGAGACCCGTCAGGAGCTCGACAAGGCCGGTCGTCGCAAGGAGCTGGAAAGCCTGCTGCAGGAATTCCACATCAGCCACATCCGCGACAACCTCGGCATGAGCCTGTCCGGTGGTGAGCGTCGCCGGGTGGAAATCGCCCGCGCACTGGCCACTGCACCGAAGTTCATTCTGCTCGACGAACCGTTCGCCGGTGTCGACCCGATCTCCGTGGGTGACATCAAGCAGATCATTCACCACCTCAAGGCCAAGGGCATCGGTGTGTTGATCACCGACCACAACGTCCGCGAGACGCTGGATATCTGCGAAACGGCCTACATCGTCAATGACGGCCAACTGATCGCCGAAGGCGACTCCGCGACCATCCTCGCCAACGATCTGGTGAAGGAAGTGTATCTGGGTCACGAGTTCCGCCTGTAA
- a CDS encoding MlaC/ttg2D family ABC transporter substrate-binding protein: protein MISTLRRGLLVLLAALPLVANAVAAPSAHDLVQDTTKRMLADLAANKEKYKQDPNDFYAALNSIVGPVVDAEGISKSIMTVKYSRKATPAQMKTFEENFKKGLFQFYGNALLEYNNQGITVDPAKDESGDRTSVGMTVKGSNGAIYPVSYTLEKINGEWKLRNVIINGINIGKLFRDQFADAMQRNGNDLDKTINGWAGEVAKAKQSAEQNGKPAQ from the coding sequence ATGATCTCTACCTTGCGACGTGGCCTGTTGGTGTTGCTGGCGGCACTGCCGCTGGTGGCTAACGCCGTGGCGGCGCCTTCGGCGCACGACCTGGTTCAGGACACCACCAAACGGATGTTGGCCGATCTGGCCGCCAATAAAGAGAAGTACAAGCAGGACCCGAACGACTTCTACGCGGCGCTGAACAGCATCGTCGGACCGGTCGTGGATGCCGAGGGCATTTCCAAGAGCATCATGACGGTCAAGTATTCGCGCAAGGCAACACCGGCGCAGATGAAGACTTTCGAGGAAAACTTCAAGAAAGGCCTGTTCCAGTTCTATGGCAACGCCTTGCTCGAATACAACAACCAGGGCATCACTGTTGATCCGGCCAAGGACGAGTCGGGCGATCGCACCAGCGTCGGCATGACCGTCAAGGGCAGCAACGGCGCGATCTACCCGGTGTCGTACACGCTCGAGAAGATCAATGGCGAGTGGAAACTGCGCAACGTGATCATCAACGGCATCAACATCGGCAAGCTGTTCCGCGATCAGTTCGCCGATGCAATGCAGCGCAACGGCAACGACCTGGACAAGACCATCAACGGTTGGGCCGGGGAAGTGGCCAAGGCCAAGCAGTCGGCTGAACAGAACGGAAAGCCTGCCCAATGA
- the murA gene encoding UDP-N-acetylglucosamine 1-carboxyvinyltransferase: MDKLIITGGARLDGEIRISGAKNSALPILAATLLCDGPVTVGNLPHLHDITTMIELFGRMGIEPVIDEKLSVEIDPRTIKTLIAPYELVKTMRASILVLGPMVARFGEAEVALPGGCAIGSRPVDLHIRGLEAMGAIIDVEGGYIKAKAPEGGLRGAHFFFDTVSVTGTENIMMAAALAKGRSVLQNAAREPEVVDLANFLNAMGAKVSGAGTDTITIDGVERLGSAFYKVMPDRIETGTYLVAAAVTGGRVKVKDTDPTILEAVLEKLREAGAEVTTGEDWIELNMHGKRPKAVNVRTAPYPAFPTDMQAQFISLNAIAEGTGAVIETIFENRFMHVYELHRMGAKIQVEGNTAIVTGTEILKGAPVMATDLRASASLVISALMAEGDTLIDRIYHIDRGYECIEEKLQMLGAKIRRVPG, from the coding sequence ATGGATAAATTGATTATTACTGGTGGCGCTCGTCTTGATGGCGAGATCCGCATTTCCGGGGCGAAGAACTCCGCCCTACCGATCCTGGCTGCCACCTTGCTGTGCGATGGCCCGGTCACCGTCGGCAACCTGCCGCACCTGCACGACATCACCACCATGATCGAGCTGTTCGGTCGCATGGGCATCGAGCCTGTGATCGACGAGAAGCTCAGCGTCGAAATCGACCCGCGCACCATCAAGACCCTGATCGCCCCGTACGAACTGGTGAAAACCATGCGTGCGTCGATCCTGGTGCTGGGCCCGATGGTTGCTCGTTTCGGTGAAGCCGAAGTGGCTTTGCCTGGCGGTTGCGCGATTGGTTCGCGTCCGGTCGATCTGCACATCCGTGGCCTGGAAGCCATGGGTGCGATCATCGACGTCGAAGGCGGCTACATCAAGGCCAAGGCCCCTGAAGGCGGCCTGCGCGGTGCACACTTCTTCTTCGATACCGTCAGTGTGACCGGTACCGAGAACATCATGATGGCCGCTGCTCTGGCCAAGGGCCGCAGCGTGCTGCAGAACGCCGCCCGCGAGCCTGAAGTGGTCGACCTGGCGAACTTCCTGAACGCCATGGGCGCCAAGGTTTCCGGCGCTGGCACCGACACCATCACCATCGATGGTGTCGAGCGTCTGGGTTCGGCCTTCTACAAGGTCATGCCTGACCGTATCGAAACCGGTACTTACCTGGTGGCCGCCGCAGTTACCGGTGGCCGCGTGAAGGTCAAGGACACCGATCCGACCATTCTCGAAGCCGTTCTGGAAAAACTCCGCGAAGCCGGTGCAGAAGTCACCACCGGTGAAGACTGGATCGAGCTGAACATGCACGGCAAGCGCCCGAAAGCGGTCAACGTGCGCACTGCGCCGTACCCGGCGTTCCCGACCGACATGCAGGCGCAGTTCATCTCGCTCAACGCCATTGCCGAAGGCACTGGTGCCGTGATCGAGACGATCTTCGAAAACCGTTTCATGCACGTGTACGAGCTGCATCGCATGGGCGCCAAGATCCAGGTCGAAGGCAACACGGCCATCGTGACCGGCACTGAAATCCTCAAGGGCGCGCCAGTGATGGCAACCGACCTGCGGGCTTCGGCCAGCCTGGTGATCTCGGCCCTGATGGCCGAAGGCGATACCCTGATCGACCGCATCTACCACATCGACCGTGGTTACGAGTGCATCGAGGAAAAACTGCAGATGCTGGGCGCCAAGATCCGTCGCGTTCCGGGCTAG
- the mlaD gene encoding outer membrane lipid asymmetry maintenance protein MlaD, whose translation MQNRTLEIGVGLFLLAGILALLLLALRVSGLSPTSTTDSYKLYAYFDNIAGLTVRAKVTMAGVTIGKVTAIDLDRDSFTGRVTLLVDKKVDNLPTDSTASILTAGLLGEKYIGISVGGEETRLKDGGTIHDTQSSLVLEDLIGKFLLNTVSKDAK comes from the coding sequence ATGCAAAACCGCACCCTGGAAATCGGTGTCGGCCTGTTCCTGCTGGCAGGGATCCTGGCCTTGTTGCTGCTTGCCCTGCGGGTCAGTGGCCTGTCTCCGACGTCCACCACCGACAGCTATAAACTTTACGCGTACTTCGACAATATCGCCGGTTTGACGGTCAGAGCCAAAGTGACCATGGCCGGTGTGACCATCGGCAAGGTCACGGCGATCGATCTGGACCGCGACAGTTTCACCGGTCGGGTAACGTTGCTGGTGGACAAGAAGGTCGACAACCTGCCGACTGACTCCACAGCGTCTATCCTCACCGCTGGCCTGTTGGGCGAGAAGTACATCGGTATCAGCGTGGGCGGGGAAGAAACCCGCCTCAAGGATGGTGGAACCATCCACGACACGCAGTCGTCACTGGTACTGGAAGACCTGATCGGTAAATTCCTGCTCAATACCGTTAGCAAAGACGCCAAATGA
- the lptC gene encoding LPS export ABC transporter periplasmic protein LptC has translation MFSKKFRNILLFGCIAAIFGAVGYWNISPERFLDKPPVSAEESPIDWYATNTHTLQYLEDGKVQYEMTSDKAEHVKATDITLVTKPDLNMYRGTDFPWHVTSERGEVNSGGTEVELIDSVRVKRTDEKNRDTLITSTRMTVFPQQQYAQTQQPVRIDGAGGVSTGVGMKAYLKESRIHLLSNVRGQYEAR, from the coding sequence ATGTTTAGCAAAAAGTTTCGCAACATACTGCTGTTCGGTTGCATCGCGGCCATTTTCGGCGCGGTCGGCTACTGGAACATCAGCCCGGAACGCTTCCTCGACAAGCCTCCTGTCTCGGCAGAAGAGAGCCCGATCGACTGGTATGCGACCAACACCCACACCTTGCAATACCTGGAAGACGGCAAGGTGCAGTACGAAATGACTTCCGACAAGGCCGAGCACGTCAAGGCGACCGACATTACACTGGTCACCAAGCCCGACCTGAACATGTATCGCGGCACCGACTTCCCGTGGCACGTGACCAGCGAGCGCGGTGAAGTGAATTCCGGTGGCACCGAGGTCGAGCTGATCGACTCGGTTCGCGTCAAGCGCACCGATGAAAAGAACCGCGACACCCTGATCACCTCCACTCGCATGACAGTGTTCCCGCAGCAACAATATGCGCAGACCCAGCAACCCGTTAGAATCGACGGCGCTGGCGGTGTATCGACCGGCGTGGGAATGAAAGCGTATTTGAAGGAAAGCAGGATACACCTGCTATCGAACGTAAGAGGACAGTATGAGGCTCGTTAA
- a CDS encoding KdsC family phosphatase — MSTDLLQRGKAIKLAVFDVDGVLTDGRLYFLEDGSEFKTFNTLDGQGIKMLMNAGVQTAIISGRKTPVVERRAKNLGIPHLFQGREDKLVVLDGLLEQLGLSYEQVAYLGDDLPDLPVIRRVGLGMAVANAAAFVREHAHGVTQARGGEGAAREFCELILRAQGSLDAANNAYL; from the coding sequence ATGAGCACCGATCTGCTGCAACGCGGCAAAGCCATCAAGCTGGCGGTTTTCGATGTTGACGGCGTCCTCACCGACGGGCGCCTGTACTTCCTTGAAGACGGCAGCGAGTTCAAGACCTTCAATACGCTCGACGGCCAGGGCATCAAGATGTTGATGAACGCCGGCGTGCAAACGGCCATCATCAGTGGTCGCAAGACCCCGGTGGTCGAACGCCGGGCGAAAAACCTGGGCATTCCGCACCTGTTTCAGGGTCGTGAAGACAAACTCGTCGTCCTCGACGGCCTTCTCGAGCAACTGGGCCTAAGCTATGAACAGGTCGCCTATCTCGGCGACGATCTGCCCGACCTGCCGGTGATTCGCCGGGTGGGGCTGGGGATGGCGGTGGCCAACGCTGCCGCTTTTGTGCGCGAGCACGCCCATGGCGTCACTCAGGCCCGTGGTGGCGAGGGTGCCGCCCGTGAATTCTGCGAACTGATCCTGCGCGCCCAGGGCAGCCTCGATGCCGCCAATAACGCGTATTTGTGA
- the lptA gene encoding lipopolysaccharide transport periplasmic protein LptA codes for MRLVKTLPILLSLGAALGSVSAWALPNDQEQPIRIQADDAQLDDKNGVATYKGDVIITQGSMIVKGNTVTITRTPTGDIDVVTSVGNLAYFEQLQTAGDTKPVQGWGVTIQYHAAQNRVVLIDKAKVVDKDNNTTQGEKIVYDTVKKLASAGRATGNKVTEARPRIDMVIQPKKKTDEKSQ; via the coding sequence ATGAGGCTCGTTAAAACCCTCCCTATTTTGCTCAGTCTGGGCGCAGCACTGGGAAGCGTGAGCGCCTGGGCTCTGCCGAACGATCAAGAGCAGCCAATCCGCATTCAGGCCGACGATGCCCAGCTGGACGACAAGAATGGCGTTGCCACCTATAAAGGTGACGTGATCATCACTCAGGGTTCGATGATCGTCAAAGGCAACACCGTGACCATCACCCGCACCCCGACCGGCGATATCGACGTCGTGACCTCGGTGGGCAACCTTGCCTACTTCGAGCAGTTGCAGACGGCTGGCGACACCAAGCCTGTACAGGGCTGGGGCGTGACCATCCAGTACCACGCCGCGCAAAACCGTGTTGTGCTGATCGACAAGGCGAAAGTCGTCGACAAGGACAACAACACCACTCAGGGCGAGAAAATCGTCTATGACACGGTGAAAAAGCTGGCCAGCGCGGGTCGTGCCACCGGCAACAAGGTCACCGAAGCGCGTCCGCGCATTGACATGGTGATCCAGCCGAAGAAGAAAACCGACGAGAAATCCCAGTAA
- a CDS encoding ATP-binding cassette domain-containing protein, whose product MSADNAYAVELKGVSFKRGARSIFNNVDIRIPRGKVTGIMGPSGCGKTTLLRLMGAQLRPSQGEVWVNGQNLPKLSRSDLFDARKHMGVLFQSGALFTDLDVFENVAFPLRVHTELPDEMIRDIVLLKLQAVGLRGAIELMPDELSGGMKRRVALARAIALDPQILMYDEPFVGQDPIAMGVLVRLIRLLNDALGITSIVVSHDLAETASIADYIYVVGDGQVLGQGTPDELMNSDEPRIRQFMTGNPDGPVPYHFPATDYRADLLGKR is encoded by the coding sequence ATGAGTGCCGATAACGCCTACGCGGTCGAGCTGAAGGGAGTCTCCTTCAAGCGCGGTGCGCGGAGCATTTTCAATAACGTCGATATCCGCATCCCGCGCGGCAAGGTCACCGGCATCATGGGGCCTTCCGGGTGTGGCAAGACCACGCTGTTGCGCTTGATGGGCGCCCAGTTGCGGCCTTCGCAGGGTGAGGTCTGGGTCAACGGCCAGAACCTGCCGAAGCTGTCGCGCAGCGATCTGTTCGATGCACGCAAGCACATGGGTGTGCTGTTTCAGAGCGGCGCGCTGTTCACCGATCTCGACGTGTTCGAGAACGTCGCCTTTCCCCTGCGCGTTCACACCGAATTACCGGACGAGATGATCCGCGACATCGTCCTGCTCAAATTGCAGGCAGTCGGCCTGCGCGGCGCCATCGAATTGATGCCCGACGAGCTGTCCGGCGGCATGAAACGTCGTGTGGCGCTGGCCCGGGCGATTGCGCTGGATCCGCAGATTCTCATGTACGACGAACCGTTCGTCGGCCAGGACCCGATCGCCATGGGCGTTCTGGTGCGCCTGATCCGTCTGCTCAACGACGCGCTGGGGATCACCAGCATCGTGGTTTCCCACGATCTGGCGGAAACCGCGAGCATCGCCGACTACATCTATGTCGTAGGTGATGGCCAGGTGCTGGGGCAGGGTACGCCGGACGAGTTGATGAACTCGGACGAGCCGCGTATCCGTCAGTTCATGACCGGCAACCCCGATGGCCCGGTTCCGTATCACTTTCCAGCGACGGATTACCGCGCAGATCTTCTGGGGAAGCGCTGA
- the hisD gene encoding histidinol dehydrogenase — MTAPTAIRRLNAADPDFAHHLDHLLSWESVSDDSVNQRVLDIIKAVRERGDAALVEFTQKFDGLEVASMADLILPRERLELALTRITAPQREALEKAAARVRSYHEKQKQDSWSYTEADGTVLGQKVTPLDRAGLYVPGGKASYPSSVLMNAIPAKVAGVTEVVMVVPTPRGEVNELVLAAACIAGVDRVFTIGGAQAVAALAYGTESVPQVDKVVGPGNIYVATAKRHVFGQVGIDMIAGPSEILVVCDGQTDPDWIAMDLFSQAEHDEDAQAILVSPDAEFLDKVAASIDKLLPTMDRATIIETSINGRGALIHVRDMAQAIEVANRIAPEHLELSVADPEAWLPQIRHAGAIFMGRHTSEALGDYCAGPNHVLPTSGTARFSSPLGVYDFQKRSSIIFCSEAGASELGKTASILARGESLSAHARSAEYRIKDEVKGN, encoded by the coding sequence ATGACCGCACCGACTGCAATTCGCCGACTCAACGCTGCTGACCCGGATTTCGCGCATCATCTGGATCATCTGCTGAGCTGGGAAAGTGTGTCTGACGACTCGGTCAATCAGCGGGTGCTGGACATCATCAAGGCTGTGCGCGAGCGCGGTGACGCGGCGCTGGTCGAATTCACCCAGAAGTTCGACGGCCTCGAAGTCGCCTCAATGGCGGACTTGATCCTGCCGCGCGAGCGCCTGGAACTGGCCCTGACTCGCATCACCGCACCGCAACGCGAAGCGCTGGAAAAAGCCGCCGCCCGCGTTCGCAGCTATCACGAAAAACAGAAGCAGGATTCCTGGAGCTACACTGAAGCCGACGGTACGGTGCTGGGCCAGAAAGTCACGCCACTGGACCGCGCTGGTCTGTACGTGCCGGGCGGCAAGGCGTCGTATCCGTCGTCGGTATTGATGAACGCGATTCCGGCCAAGGTTGCCGGCGTGACCGAAGTGGTCATGGTGGTGCCGACCCCGCGTGGCGAGGTCAACGAGCTGGTGCTGGCGGCGGCGTGCATCGCCGGTGTCGACCGGGTGTTCACCATCGGCGGCGCCCAGGCCGTTGCGGCGCTGGCCTACGGTACTGAAAGCGTGCCGCAGGTGGACAAGGTCGTCGGCCCGGGCAACATCTATGTGGCCACCGCCAAGCGTCACGTATTCGGTCAGGTCGGCATCGACATGATCGCCGGCCCGTCGGAAATCCTCGTGGTGTGCGATGGCCAGACCGATCCGGACTGGATCGCCATGGACCTGTTCTCCCAGGCCGAGCACGACGAAGACGCCCAGGCGATTCTGGTCAGCCCGGACGCCGAGTTCCTCGACAAAGTGGCCGCCAGCATCGACAAACTGTTGCCGACCATGGATCGCGCCACCATCATCGAAACTTCGATCAATGGTCGCGGTGCACTGATCCACGTGCGCGACATGGCCCAGGCCATCGAAGTTGCCAACCGCATCGCCCCGGAACACCTTGAGCTGTCGGTCGCCGACCCGGAGGCCTGGCTGCCGCAGATCCGCCACGCTGGCGCGATCTTCATGGGCCGCCACACCTCCGAAGCGCTGGGCGACTACTGCGCAGGTCCGAACCACGTGTTGCCGACCTCCGGTACCGCGCGTTTCTCCTCGCCGCTGGGTGTGTACGACTTTCAGAAACGCTCGTCGATCATCTTTTGCTCCGAGGCCGGTGCTTCCGAACTGGGCAAGACCGCATCGATCCTGGCCCGTGGCGAATCGCTGAGCGCCCACGCTCGCAGCGCCGAGTACCGCATCAAAGACGAAGTGAAGGGGAACTGA
- the mlaE gene encoding lipid asymmetry maintenance ABC transporter permease subunit MlaE: protein MRRISLIERVRRFGESAIDAVAVFGRATLFLFHALLGRGGISGGFGLLVKQLHSVGVMSLVIIVVSGIFIGMVLALQGFSILSSYGSEQAVGQMVALTLLRELGPVVTALLFAGRAGSALTAEIGNMKSTEQLSSLEMIGVDPLKYIIAPRLWAGFISLPVLAMIFSVVGIWGGSWVAVDWLGVYEGSYWANMQNSVNFSSDVLNGVIKSIVFAFVVTWIAVFQGYDCEPTSEGISRATTKTVVFASLAVLGLDFILTALMFGDF, encoded by the coding sequence ATGCGCAGAATTTCATTAATAGAACGCGTGCGTCGATTCGGCGAGTCAGCCATCGACGCTGTCGCGGTATTCGGTCGGGCGACCCTGTTCCTGTTTCATGCCCTGCTGGGCCGGGGCGGCATCAGCGGTGGTTTCGGCCTGCTGGTCAAGCAATTGCACTCAGTCGGCGTGATGTCGCTGGTGATCATCGTGGTGTCCGGGATCTTCATCGGCATGGTGCTGGCGCTGCAAGGCTTCAGTATTCTGTCGAGCTATGGTTCGGAGCAGGCGGTGGGGCAGATGGTTGCCTTGACCCTGCTGCGTGAACTGGGTCCGGTGGTGACGGCGCTGCTGTTCGCCGGTCGTGCCGGTTCGGCGCTGACGGCGGAAATCGGCAACATGAAGTCCACCGAGCAGTTGTCCAGCCTGGAAATGATCGGTGTGGACCCGCTCAAGTACATCATTGCCCCGCGTCTGTGGGCCGGTTTCATTTCCCTGCCGGTGCTGGCGATGATCTTCAGCGTGGTCGGCATCTGGGGCGGTTCCTGGGTCGCGGTCGACTGGCTGGGCGTCTATGAAGGCTCCTACTGGGCGAACATGCAGAACAGCGTGAACTTCTCCAGCGATGTGCTCAACGGCGTGATCAAAAGTATCGTTTTCGCCTTTGTCGTGACCTGGATCGCCGTATTCCAAGGCTATGACTGTGAGCCCACTTCCGAGGGGATCAGTCGTGCCACCACCAAGACCGTAGTGTTTGCCTCGCTGGCAGTGCTCGGCCTGGACTTTATTCTGACCGCTTTGATGTTTGGAGATTTCTGA
- a CDS encoding STAS domain-containing protein has protein sequence MTESAIRLDAASELQLTGVLDYRTGPGLREQGRALIKSCNAPALVIDCSAVEKSSSVGLSLLLCFIRDAKAAGKAVSIRGMPEDMREIAQVSELTELLAQP, from the coding sequence ATGACCGAGTCGGCCATTCGTCTGGACGCCGCCAGTGAGCTGCAACTCACTGGCGTGCTGGATTACCGCACCGGTCCCGGCCTTCGGGAGCAGGGCCGGGCGCTGATCAAATCGTGCAATGCCCCGGCATTGGTGATCGATTGCTCGGCAGTGGAAAAGTCCAGCAGCGTCGGCCTGTCGTTGCTGCTGTGCTTCATTCGTGATGCGAAAGCCGCCGGCAAGGCCGTCAGCATCCGCGGGATGCCCGAAGACATGCGTGAAATTGCTCAGGTCAGCGAGCTGACCGAGCTGTTGGCGCAACCCTGA